The Terriglobales bacterium genome includes the window GAGTGAGAGTGCCGATGAAGGCCAGCAGGATCTTCAGCCCGGTGGTGATGATGTGGAACTGGGTCAGGTCCTTGAGCACGTTGGCCACGTAGACGGCGCGCTTGTCGTGGGGATCGAAACCGTGGGCGTTGGCCAGCACGCTGCGCACCGACTGTTCCACCTTATCGTAGTCCATGCCCTCGTAGTCCATCCAGATGCCGCCCAGGTACCGGGTGTCGGTCAGGTCGCCCATGGTGGTGTAGGGGATATAGACCTGGGTGTTGATATCGTCGTTGTTGCCCTCCTGCATCTTGGGGCGCAGGACGCCGACCACCTCGAAGGTGAGGCCGTCGATGCGGACGGTGTCGCCGACCGCATATTGCCCGGAGAAGAGCTTGCTTTTGGCGTCGGAGCCCAGCACTACCACGCGCGCCCGCTGGTTGACTTCCTCCTGGTTGAAGAAGCGGCCGTAGTCGATCTCGAAGTTGCGGATCTGCTGGAAGGAGGGAGCGACCGCGGCCACCGACCACTCGTAGTTGCGCTCGTCGCGGGCGATCTTGCCCTGCTTCCAGAAGGCTGGGGAGATGCGCTTGATGAGGGCGACGTTGGTGCGCAGGCGATCGATGTCATCCATGGTGAGGCGCACCTCGGCCCCCGCCTTGTTGCCGCCCACCTGCAGCGAGGTGCGTCCGGGAAAGACCCCGATCAGCTTGGTGCCGAAGTTGGCGAAGATGTTCTCGACGGCGAGTTGGAAGCCGGAGCCATAGGCCAGCAGCAGCACCACGGTGGCGATGCCCCAGGCCATGCCCAGCATGGTCAGAGCGGTGCGGCGGCGGTTGAAGCGCATGGCTTCCACCGATTCGGAGAGCAGATCGCG containing:
- a CDS encoding ABC transporter permease, whose amino-acid sequence is MVRDLLSESVEAMRFNRRRTALTMLGMAWGIATVVLLLAYGSGFQLAVENIFANFGTKLIGVFPGRTSLQVGGNKAGAEVRLTMDDIDRLRTNVALIKRISPAFWKQGKIARDERNYEWSVAAVAPSFQQIRNFEIDYGRFFNQEEVNQRARVVVLGSDAKSKLFSGQYAVGDTVRIDGLTFEVVGVLRPKMQEGNNDDINTQVYIPYTTMGDLTDTRYLGGIWMDYEGMDYDKVEQSVRSVLANAHGFDPHDKRAVYVANVLKDLTQFHIITTGLKILLAFIGTLTLGIGGVGLMNIMLVSVQQRTREIGTLKALGARRRSILFQFLAEALTITGLGGLLGVLLAYLISLAVGSLTLYSAVAKHADAGDIRLAISPTSLLTALVILGLVGVVSGMLPAVKASRLDPIEALRYE